The following coding sequences lie in one Maribacter forsetii DSM 18668 genomic window:
- a CDS encoding DUF427 domain-containing protein — translation MQAIWNNEVIAESDATVVIEGNHYFPPTAIKQEFFKGTETHTNCPWKGVASYYDIEVNGDVNKDAAWYYPEVSELAKGIKGYVAFWKGVEVK, via the coding sequence ATACAAGCAATTTGGAATAACGAAGTAATAGCAGAAAGTGATGCTACAGTAGTGATCGAAGGAAATCATTATTTTCCTCCAACAGCAATAAAACAAGAATTTTTCAAAGGTACCGAGACCCATACAAACTGCCCTTGGAAAGGAGTAGCGTCGTATTATGATATTGAAGTGAATGGAGATGTTAATAAAGATGCTGCATGGTATTATCCTGAAGTTTCAGAATTAGCCAAAGGAATTAAGGGTTATGTGGCTTTTTGGAAAGGCGTAGAAGTAAAATAG
- a CDS encoding dipeptidase — protein sequence MINVKNYIAENKDRFLNEIIELLKIPSVSADPAFSQDVLNAAEMVKSRLVDAGCDVVEIHETAGYPIVYGEKIINKELPTVLVYGHYDVQPAEPLELWTSPPYEPVIKKTDLHPEGAIFARGACDDKGQMYMHVKALELMVKTDQLPCNVKFMIEGEEEVGSNNLSIYVAENKEKLANDVILISDTGMIANDVPSITTGLRGLSYVEVEVTGPNRDLHSGLYGGAVANPINILTKMIASLHDENNHITIPGFYDKVEELSAGERAEMAKAPFSIEKYQEALDIESVYGEKGYSTNERNSIRPTLDVNGIWGGYTGEGAKTVIASKAYAKISMRLVPNQDWKEITDLFKTHFEAIAPKGVKVVVKPHHGGQGYVTPIDTTAYQAASKAYETTFGKKPIPQRSGGSIPIVSLFEQELKSKTILMGFGLDSDAIHSPNEHFGVWNYFKGIETIPYFYEYFTEMTKK from the coding sequence ATGATAAACGTAAAGAATTATATAGCGGAAAATAAGGACAGATTTTTAAATGAAATCATAGAACTACTTAAAATACCGTCTGTTAGCGCAGACCCTGCCTTTTCTCAAGATGTTTTAAATGCTGCAGAAATGGTAAAGTCCAGATTAGTGGATGCAGGTTGTGATGTTGTTGAAATTCATGAAACAGCCGGTTACCCTATAGTTTATGGCGAAAAAATCATTAATAAAGAACTACCAACGGTCCTAGTATACGGTCATTATGATGTGCAACCGGCAGAACCATTGGAATTATGGACTTCGCCACCTTATGAGCCGGTAATTAAAAAAACGGACTTACACCCAGAAGGAGCCATATTTGCACGTGGTGCGTGTGACGACAAAGGGCAAATGTATATGCATGTAAAAGCATTGGAACTTATGGTGAAAACCGACCAGCTTCCATGTAATGTAAAATTCATGATTGAAGGTGAAGAGGAAGTTGGCAGTAATAACTTAAGCATTTACGTAGCCGAGAATAAAGAAAAACTGGCTAACGATGTTATTTTAATTTCCGATACAGGTATGATTGCCAATGATGTGCCGTCTATAACTACAGGTTTACGTGGACTTAGTTATGTTGAAGTAGAGGTTACTGGCCCTAATCGTGATTTACATTCTGGCTTATATGGCGGTGCGGTTGCCAACCCTATCAATATTTTAACCAAAATGATTGCTAGTCTACACGATGAAAATAATCATATAACAATACCCGGTTTTTATGACAAAGTAGAAGAACTTTCTGCTGGTGAACGTGCAGAAATGGCAAAAGCACCTTTTAGTATTGAAAAATACCAAGAGGCTTTAGATATTGAATCTGTTTACGGTGAAAAAGGATATTCTACCAACGAACGTAATTCTATTAGACCCACATTAGATGTTAATGGCATTTGGGGTGGATATACTGGAGAGGGTGCAAAAACGGTCATAGCAAGTAAGGCATACGCCAAAATATCTATGCGATTAGTTCCTAATCAAGATTGGAAAGAAATTACCGACTTGTTTAAAACACATTTCGAAGCTATTGCCCCAAAAGGAGTGAAGGTGGTTGTAAAACCTCACCATGGCGGACAAGGATATGTAACCCCTATCGATACTACTGCATACCAAGCTGCCTCAAAAGCATATGAAACTACATTTGGTAAAAAACCGATACCGCAACGTAGTGGCGGTAGTATTCCTATAGTTTCCCTTTTTGAGCAAGAACTAAAAAGCAAGACCATACTTATGGGCTTTGGTTTAGATAGTGATGCCATACACTCCCCTAACGAACATTTTGGAGTATGGAACTACTTTAAAGGAATTGAAACCATTCCTTATTTCTATGAGTATTTTACTGAGATGACCAAGAAGTAG
- a CDS encoding bifunctional alpha/beta hydrolase/OsmC family protein, giving the protein MGFEKVSFTNSEGKQLAARLEVPNNQVAHSYAIFAHCFTCNKNFSAVRNISRALVNKGIAVLRFDFTGLGDSEGSFEDTNFSSNVSDLIHAAKFLEENYKAPSLLIGHSLGGAAVIFAASQIASVVAVSTIGAPSSPAHVKHLFKSNVEEINAKGKAKVNIGGRDFTIKKDFIDDIESKPMKEVLKNLRKPYLVIHSPQDTIVGIENAKELYKYAHHPKSFISIDKADHLLTDNEDSTYVGNVIAGWAERYLDIPKRAPLKTAHQVAVSIGNEGFTSEIVSGNHLLIADEPTDFGGNDFGPSPYDYVSSGLGACTAMTLRMYATRKKWDLQRVIVHVDYGKEHAPDSENTATIKKIDTFKRKIELFGNLDEKQRQRLLEIANKCPVHKTLTTGSTVLTELK; this is encoded by the coding sequence ATGGGGTTCGAAAAAGTATCGTTTACAAATTCTGAAGGAAAACAATTAGCGGCTAGGTTAGAAGTGCCTAACAATCAAGTGGCTCATAGTTATGCAATTTTTGCCCATTGTTTTACGTGTAACAAGAATTTTTCTGCCGTTCGTAATATATCAAGAGCTTTAGTAAATAAAGGAATTGCCGTACTTCGTTTCGATTTTACAGGTCTAGGTGATAGTGAAGGTAGTTTTGAGGACACCAATTTTTCATCGAACGTTTCTGATCTTATTCACGCGGCTAAATTTTTAGAAGAAAATTATAAAGCTCCTTCTCTTTTAATTGGACACTCGCTTGGTGGTGCGGCTGTAATTTTTGCTGCTTCTCAAATTGCATCTGTAGTCGCTGTTTCAACTATTGGGGCTCCTTCTTCACCAGCTCATGTAAAACATTTGTTCAAGTCTAATGTGGAAGAAATAAATGCGAAAGGAAAAGCAAAAGTAAATATTGGTGGTAGGGACTTCACCATTAAGAAAGATTTTATTGATGATATTGAGTCAAAACCTATGAAAGAGGTTTTAAAGAACTTGAGAAAACCATATTTGGTCATTCATTCGCCACAAGATACTATTGTGGGTATTGAAAATGCAAAAGAATTGTATAAATACGCGCATCATCCTAAGAGCTTTATTTCTATAGACAAGGCTGATCATCTTTTGACGGATAATGAAGATTCTACTTATGTAGGTAATGTTATTGCTGGTTGGGCAGAGCGTTATTTGGATATTCCTAAGAGAGCACCATTAAAGACAGCTCATCAAGTAGCGGTGAGTATAGGTAATGAAGGTTTTACCTCTGAAATAGTTTCTGGTAATCATTTGTTGATTGCAGATGAACCTACTGATTTTGGTGGAAACGATTTTGGTCCTTCTCCATATGATTATGTTTCATCGGGATTAGGAGCTTGTACAGCGATGACATTGAGAATGTACGCCACTAGAAAAAAATGGGATTTACAAAGAGTAATAGTACATGTTGATTATGGCAAAGAGCATGCCCCAGATTCTGAAAACACGGCAACGATTAAGAAAATAGATACCTTTAAAAGAAAAATAGAACTGTTCGGTAATCTAGATGAAAAACAACGTCAGCGGTTATTGGAGATTGCTAATAAATGTCCCGTACATAAAACTTTAACCACAGGTTCTACAGTATTAACGGAATTAAAATAG
- a CDS encoding M56 family metallopeptidase yields MGIFLLFYKLLLEKESMHHFKRFFLLTAVIVSFIIPQIVFTEYVEIEPTTAVIQIKSINEPQNIPPVVQAIEKSPMNWYLILWTIYGLGVAGFAFRFMYNLLKIWKRIRNNPKTKHSTIYRILLKEQLPPHTFLKYIFLNKQKFETKSIPNSVLLHEETHAIQRHSLDVLFLEVLQVVFWFNPLIYVYKKTIKLNHEFLADSAVLNGQEDHLNYQNTLLSYLSNDSFNTHQSVGIANAINYSSIKKRFIIMKKQTSKKGIAIRSLLLLPVLALLLYGFSQKNVVAQNTIKDINIEITKTGDLLINNKPVALENLSTEVLRTNQNFGPYIIKNYLTAHILYDENQYGLIDQVQTELAAIGISNIEHFSKTTTNIFGKNGFQASEYHGKTVDEAKLIRKNNVFNEHKTDANNEPLLEIAWIEVKNENEIWFNNQLVPLSKLNEKIKVKFPLAIENNKLSAQIYATEIINSDFTDAITVELRKLNTKSITIFSDRYAIPENDSSNKLRSDNTSNKNPNRIIKLAGLVLDSETLEPLVNAEIKDHNGTVLTKTDIKGYYSFELNNDSQGEINFNLTVRKDGYKSLLQNEHWGNLQSEITSSFFFGLQKNNGTTTEFSKLFTRNGNLDYASVLKNKSIIESERFLNSKLEDAKNGNTNCIVKVNESHYLVDPTSWIKLNSTNDIIAINDKENLPAYKLNGYINRNNIKAMSPLESFDSAQFAIYTTSGDINTNLNKRAFTTYNNLAKKYNAIPIATREIPLNDLKILESLYRNLSPAQKEEAQPFPKYLPKQNQDGATKEQISTYNKMAKGYNTMISEGGNIRILKADVDQLTYIYGLMSIKQKTTAEPFPDFPEPPPAPKAPKVAKGEKSNIPPPPAPKEPETLIESSLNFPAPPRSPDAPKTLNTTNYASNQLKEIIKNQDPYDHLNLDAKAINGIPSNTQTFHSKTSSPVAPPTPPSPLDYAISMAKKGATFFYEGKKVSSDKAIDLLKKNDELNIESREKNGKAEVRITKEPVTIR; encoded by the coding sequence ATGGGCATCTTTTTGCTTTTCTATAAACTCCTTTTGGAGAAAGAAAGCATGCATCATTTTAAAAGATTTTTTCTATTAACTGCAGTCATCGTTTCTTTTATAATACCTCAAATTGTCTTTACAGAATACGTTGAAATTGAACCCACCACGGCAGTAATTCAAATTAAATCCATAAATGAACCCCAGAATATACCTCCAGTAGTTCAGGCTATTGAAAAATCGCCCATGAATTGGTATTTAATACTATGGACTATCTACGGATTAGGTGTTGCAGGATTCGCATTTCGCTTTATGTATAATCTACTTAAAATATGGAAACGTATTCGTAACAATCCAAAAACGAAACATAGTACTATCTATAGAATCCTATTAAAAGAACAACTGCCGCCACACACTTTTTTAAAGTACATATTTCTGAACAAACAAAAATTTGAGACTAAAAGTATACCTAATTCTGTGCTGCTACATGAAGAAACCCATGCTATACAAAGGCATAGTTTGGATGTTCTTTTTCTGGAGGTATTGCAAGTGGTATTCTGGTTTAATCCGTTGATTTACGTTTACAAAAAAACAATAAAACTAAACCATGAATTCTTAGCAGATAGTGCTGTATTAAATGGTCAAGAAGATCATTTAAATTATCAAAATACATTACTGTCGTACTTATCAAACGACAGTTTTAACACCCATCAATCAGTTGGTATTGCAAATGCCATAAATTATTCATCAATCAAAAAACGATTCATCATCATGAAAAAACAAACATCAAAAAAAGGAATTGCAATTCGAAGCCTATTGTTGCTACCTGTATTGGCTTTATTGCTTTATGGCTTTAGTCAAAAAAATGTGGTAGCTCAAAACACCATTAAAGACATTAATATTGAAATTACAAAAACTGGAGATTTACTAATCAACAATAAGCCAGTAGCATTAGAAAACCTTTCGACAGAAGTTTTAAGAACCAATCAAAATTTCGGTCCTTACATCATAAAAAACTATCTAACGGCACATATTCTTTATGATGAAAATCAATATGGACTAATTGACCAAGTTCAGACAGAACTAGCAGCTATTGGCATTTCTAACATTGAACATTTTAGTAAAACAACTACGAATATTTTTGGTAAAAACGGATTTCAAGCAAGTGAGTATCATGGAAAAACAGTAGATGAAGCAAAACTTATCAGAAAGAACAATGTATTCAATGAGCATAAAACTGATGCCAATAATGAACCATTGTTAGAAATAGCCTGGATAGAAGTAAAGAATGAAAACGAAATTTGGTTCAATAATCAACTTGTTCCTCTATCAAAACTAAATGAAAAGATAAAGGTGAAATTTCCATTAGCGATTGAAAACAACAAACTATCAGCACAAATTTATGCTACAGAGATTATTAATTCAGATTTTACAGATGCTATAACAGTAGAATTGAGAAAATTAAATACAAAAAGTATCACCATATTCTCGGATAGATATGCCATACCCGAAAATGATTCTTCTAATAAATTGAGAAGTGACAACACTTCAAACAAAAACCCAAACAGAATAATAAAACTCGCAGGTTTAGTATTAGATTCTGAAACTTTAGAACCTTTAGTAAATGCAGAAATTAAGGACCATAACGGAACTGTTCTCACCAAAACAGACATTAAAGGTTATTATTCGTTTGAATTAAATAATGACTCACAAGGTGAAATAAATTTTAACCTAACGGTCAGAAAAGATGGCTATAAATCATTATTACAGAATGAGCATTGGGGAAATCTTCAAAGTGAAATTACTAGCTCCTTCTTCTTCGGTCTTCAAAAAAATAATGGAACTACAACTGAGTTCTCTAAACTTTTTACGAGGAACGGTAACTTAGATTATGCATCTGTTTTAAAAAACAAATCTATAATTGAAAGCGAACGGTTTTTGAATTCAAAGTTAGAGGATGCAAAAAATGGTAATACTAATTGTATTGTAAAGGTTAATGAATCACATTATTTAGTAGACCCTACGTCATGGATTAAACTAAATTCTACAAACGATATAATAGCTATTAATGATAAAGAGAATTTACCTGCTTACAAATTAAACGGTTATATTAATAGAAACAATATTAAAGCAATGTCTCCATTAGAAAGCTTTGACAGTGCTCAGTTTGCTATATATACCACTTCGGGCGATATCAATACCAACCTAAACAAGAGAGCTTTTACCACATATAATAACCTTGCTAAAAAATACAACGCTATTCCCATTGCAACGAGAGAAATTCCACTTAATGATTTGAAAATATTGGAGTCTCTTTATAGAAATTTGAGTCCAGCTCAAAAAGAGGAGGCTCAACCCTTCCCCAAGTATTTGCCAAAGCAAAATCAAGATGGTGCTACAAAAGAGCAAATATCCACCTACAATAAGATGGCAAAAGGTTACAACACCATGATTTCCGAAGGCGGAAACATTCGCATCCTAAAAGCTGATGTAGATCAACTAACTTATATCTACGGATTAATGTCTATTAAACAAAAAACAACTGCAGAACCATTCCCTGATTTCCCGGAGCCACCACCTGCTCCAAAGGCACCTAAAGTGGCAAAAGGAGAAAAAAGTAACATTCCACCTCCACCAGCTCCAAAAGAACCAGAAACACTTATAGAATCATCATTAAATTTCCCTGCACCGCCCCGCTCACCCGATGCACCAAAAACACTGAACACGACTAACTATGCTAGTAACCAACTAAAAGAAATAATTAAAAATCAAGACCCATATGATCATTTAAACCTCGATGCAAAGGCTATAAACGGAATTCCTTCAAACACCCAAACTTTTCATTCTAAAACTAGCAGTCCGGTTGCACCTCCTACTCCACCATCCCCATTAGATTATGCTATTAGTATGGCGAAAAAAGGAGCAACATTCTTCTATGAAGGCAAAAAGGTTTCGTCTGATAAAGCCATTGACCTACTAAAGAAAAACGACGAGTTAAATATAGAATCTAGAGAGAAAAATGGTAAAGCAGAAGTACGAATTACCAAAGAACCTGTAACAATAAGATAA
- a CDS encoding YHYH protein, translating into MIKYFLILLPFYLASCSNSDSTDDETTTTTSTTSENGSVDISSVVQNVFDSENGVTVNVEGETIIITSTGLPDHKTPYWDIEGMEHELYESFPTYIIDDTDAYDDDAEELSRLISTDSEGNTLITYQNNMNMEMIAFDYSMEIPTNPSEAENKEQTDLGLIGLALNGVPIYNDSEGRDVLGVVAMSTFDSAGAHPGPNSDYHYHTAAQLSIYAEDDGSTYPTVNDSNLIGFLRDGFPIYGRQEADGTYPDDLDENGGHIAATADFTEGIYHYHCSSENYLNTGWYVMKAGAYHGTPGPSSGN; encoded by the coding sequence ATGATAAAGTATTTTTTAATTCTATTACCGTTTTATCTCGCAAGCTGTAGTAATTCTGATAGTACAGATGACGAGACTACAACAACCACTTCTACCACATCTGAAAATGGCTCTGTTGATATTTCCTCTGTAGTCCAGAATGTTTTCGACTCAGAAAATGGTGTCACGGTTAACGTTGAGGGCGAAACTATTATTATAACCAGTACAGGCCTTCCTGATCACAAAACACCATATTGGGATATTGAGGGTATGGAGCATGAATTGTACGAATCTTTCCCTACTTATATTATTGATGATACCGATGCCTATGACGATGATGCAGAAGAATTAAGTAGATTAATCAGTACCGATAGTGAAGGTAATACGTTAATAACCTATCAAAATAACATGAATATGGAAATGATAGCTTTTGATTATAGTATGGAAATCCCTACTAATCCTTCAGAAGCCGAAAACAAAGAACAAACCGATCTTGGGTTAATAGGTTTAGCTTTAAACGGAGTTCCTATTTATAATGATTCCGAAGGTAGAGATGTACTTGGTGTTGTTGCCATGAGTACTTTTGATTCAGCAGGCGCACACCCAGGTCCTAATTCAGATTATCATTACCATACAGCAGCTCAATTAAGTATTTATGCCGAAGATGATGGTAGTACATACCCTACTGTAAATGATTCTAATTTAATAGGATTTTTAAGAGATGGATTCCCTATTTATGGACGTCAAGAGGCAGACGGTACCTACCCTGATGATTTGGATGAAAATGGGGGACACATTGCCGCAACAGCAGATTTCACTGAAGGTATATATCATTACCATTGTAGTAGTGAAAATTATCTTAACACAGGTTGGTACGTAATGAAGGCAGGTGCTTATCATGGTACACCCGGACCTTCGTCTGGTAATTAG
- a CDS encoding PhnA domain-containing protein — protein sequence MSVLADLEARSGSTCELCTGTNNLEVFEVEPVSISGVDSSILACEICRTQIEDPEQMDANHWRCLNDSMWSEYDSVKVVAWRMLSRLKSEGWPKDLLDMMYLEPEVLDWAKATGEGLAESEKIIHRDVNGVILENGDSVVLVKDLKIKGSSQVAKQGTAVRRISLDRENAEYIEGKVGPTMTVIITKYVKKI from the coding sequence ATGAGTGTATTAGCAGATTTGGAAGCGCGTAGTGGCTCCACTTGCGAATTATGTACGGGAACCAATAATTTAGAGGTTTTTGAAGTAGAACCGGTTTCTATTAGTGGAGTCGATTCAAGTATTTTGGCATGTGAAATTTGCCGTACTCAAATTGAAGACCCGGAGCAGATGGATGCAAACCATTGGCGTTGTCTGAACGACAGTATGTGGAGCGAATATGATTCAGTGAAAGTTGTGGCTTGGAGAATGCTATCAAGATTAAAATCTGAAGGCTGGCCTAAGGATTTGTTGGATATGATGTATTTGGAACCAGAGGTTTTAGATTGGGCAAAAGCTACTGGCGAAGGATTGGCTGAAAGCGAGAAAATTATACACAGAGATGTCAATGGTGTAATTCTTGAAAATGGAGATAGTGTAGTTCTGGTGAAGGACTTAAAAATTAAAGGGTCTAGCCAAGTAGCCAAGCAAGGTACAGCAGTAAGACGAATTTCTTTAGATCGTGAGAATGCCGAGTACATTGAAGGTAAGGTAGGACCAACTATGACGGTTATCATCACCAAATATGTAAAAAAGATTTAA
- a CDS encoding DUF4407 domain-containing protein, translating to MIQDFFILCSGADADLLKTCSKGEQNKYAGIGATVFFTAVMAFIASSYALFTVFDNVYTAVFFGFIWGLLIFNLDRFIVATIKKRNNFGQEFLQATPRIILAVIIAIVISKPLEMKIFEKEINQVLLEQKNELTLANKNQLALQYTPRVAQLNQEIAALKNEVSIKETETNALYDIYINEAEGTAGTKLLGKGPVYAEKRDKHDAALAELQALKTTNNEKVSAIESQIAALDTEYAEVVKNSQPIIDGFDGLMARITALDELPWLPSFFIFLLFLAIETSPIIAKLLAPKGEYDIKLEEEESILSTWVEQKLAQRQLIASTDSEINQKIYEDLKGEEELYGYKKKKAEELLRLQADSFHKTQAKALK from the coding sequence ATGATACAAGACTTCTTTATTCTCTGCTCAGGGGCAGATGCCGATCTTTTAAAAACCTGCTCTAAAGGTGAACAAAACAAATATGCAGGTATTGGCGCTACCGTATTTTTTACAGCTGTAATGGCTTTTATTGCTAGTAGCTATGCATTATTCACGGTTTTCGACAATGTGTATACCGCAGTATTCTTCGGTTTTATTTGGGGATTATTAATATTCAATTTAGACCGTTTCATAGTTGCTACCATTAAAAAGAGAAACAATTTTGGTCAAGAATTTTTACAAGCTACTCCCCGTATCATTCTCGCAGTTATAATTGCCATAGTAATTTCGAAACCCTTGGAAATGAAAATTTTTGAGAAAGAAATAAATCAGGTATTGTTGGAGCAAAAGAATGAACTTACACTTGCCAATAAAAATCAACTTGCGTTACAATACACGCCAAGGGTTGCGCAATTGAATCAAGAAATAGCTGCATTAAAAAATGAAGTTTCAATTAAAGAAACAGAGACGAATGCACTGTACGATATTTATATAAATGAAGCCGAAGGTACTGCAGGGACCAAACTGCTAGGCAAAGGTCCCGTTTATGCTGAAAAACGAGATAAGCATGATGCTGCACTTGCAGAATTACAGGCGCTTAAAACTACTAATAATGAAAAAGTATCGGCGATAGAATCTCAAATAGCAGCATTAGATACGGAATATGCAGAAGTAGTTAAAAATTCGCAACCTATTATAGATGGTTTTGACGGATTAATGGCAAGAATTACCGCTTTAGACGAATTACCTTGGTTACCTTCTTTCTTTATATTTCTATTGTTCTTGGCTATTGAAACATCGCCTATAATAGCCAAATTACTTGCCCCTAAAGGAGAATATGATATTAAATTAGAAGAGGAAGAAAGTATACTTTCTACTTGGGTTGAACAAAAGCTGGCACAACGTCAACTTATAGCTTCAACAGATAGTGAAATCAATCAAAAAATATACGAAGATTTAAAGGGAGAAGAGGAATTATACGGCTATAAAAAGAAAAAAGCAGAAGAACTACTTCGACTACAAGCAGACAGCTTTCATAAAACTCAAGCGAAAGCTCTAAAATAG
- a CDS encoding BlaI/MecI/CopY family transcriptional regulator, protein MQLSKSEEELMNILWKHNKAFMKDLLDAYPEPKPATTTVATLLKRMTDKKFIDYKSFGRSREYYPLVKKKDYFSKHVNGLIKNFFNDSASQFASFFTQETNLSKAELEELKKLIDVEIEKK, encoded by the coding sequence ATGCAGTTATCCAAATCGGAAGAAGAATTAATGAATATTCTATGGAAGCACAATAAGGCTTTCATGAAAGATTTGCTCGATGCTTATCCAGAGCCAAAACCCGCTACAACAACTGTTGCCACTTTATTGAAAAGAATGACAGACAAGAAGTTTATTGACTATAAAAGCTTTGGTAGAAGTAGAGAATACTATCCGCTGGTAAAAAAGAAAGATTACTTCTCTAAACACGTTAACGGACTCATTAAAAACTTTTTCAATGATAGTGCTAGTCAGTTTGCATCATTTTTTACTCAAGAAACCAATTTAAGTAAAGCTGAGTTAGAAGAATTGAAAAAATTAATAGATGTTGAAATAGAAAAGAAGTAA
- a CDS encoding toxin-antitoxin system YwqK family antitoxin, whose protein sequence is MLCSFTSCKQSTKDNDNRTIDKFALQIQSVAIDLSGVPNDTINNTDPDYAIKNGLFYYKGKKYSGILKKTHAQVNMIAYTSVYKGKRHGSYSSYYDTGALFETKQYKHNRVTGRHYIYWKNGNLKADNWYYNGKMEGTQKKWYADGSPFYVFNYINGKREGKQKAWRTSGKLQINNEIINGKTYGLNRASLCYNVKNEEPEMLGYAEVRKK, encoded by the coding sequence ATGCTTTGCAGTTTTACCTCATGTAAACAATCTACCAAAGACAATGATAATAGAACTATTGACAAATTTGCATTACAAATACAAAGTGTAGCTATAGACCTTTCAGGTGTACCAAACGATACTATAAATAACACCGATCCTGATTACGCTATTAAAAATGGTCTTTTCTATTATAAGGGCAAAAAATATTCTGGGATCTTAAAAAAGACTCATGCACAAGTTAACATGATAGCTTATACCTCTGTTTATAAAGGCAAACGTCATGGTTCATATAGCAGTTATTATGATACAGGAGCACTTTTTGAAACCAAACAATACAAGCACAACCGTGTTACAGGTAGACACTATATATATTGGAAAAACGGTAATCTTAAAGCTGACAACTGGTACTATAATGGTAAAATGGAAGGTACACAGAAGAAGTGGTATGCAGATGGCTCTCCCTTCTACGTATTCAATTATATAAACGGAAAACGAGAAGGAAAGCAAAAAGCATGGAGAACCTCAGGTAAACTACAGATTAACAATGAAATTATAAATGGTAAAACCTATGGATTAAACAGAGCTTCCCTTTGCTATAATGTTAAAAACGAAGAACCAGAAATGTTAGGTTATGCCGAAGTAAGAAAAAAATAA